The Lepus europaeus isolate LE1 chromosome 6, mLepTim1.pri, whole genome shotgun sequence genome includes a window with the following:
- the SLC6A13 gene encoding sodium- and chloride-dependent GABA transporter 2 isoform X3 has product MIVVLLNVYYIIVLAWALFYLFSSFTLDLPWGSCHHEWNTEHCVEFQKTNGSLNVTSENATSPVIEFWERRVLKISDGIQHLGALRWELVLCLLLAWVICYFCIWKGVKSTGKVVYFTATFPYLMLVVLLIRGVTLPGAAQGIQFYLYPNLTRLWDPQVWMDAGTQIFFSFAICLGCLTALGSYNKYHNNCYRDCLALCLLNSGTSFVAGFAIFSILGFMSQEQGVPISEVAESGPGLAFIAYPRAVVMLPFSPLWACCFFFMVVLLGLDSQFVCVESLVTALVDMYPGLFRKKNRREFLILAVSVASFLVGLVMLTEGGMYVFQLFDYYAASGMCLLFVAIFESFCVAWVYGARRFYDNIEHMIGYRPWPLIKYCWLFFTPAVCTGTFLFSLIKYTPLTYNKKYTYPWWGDALGWLLALSSMVCIPAWGLYKLSTLKGPFRERLRQLVCPAEDLPQRSPAVPPAPATPRTSLLRVTELESHC; this is encoded by the exons AGCACTGCGTGGAGTTCCAGAAGACAAACGGCTCCCTGAATGTCACGTCTGAGAACGCCACCTCCCCTGTCATCGAGTTCTGGGA GAGGAGGGTCCTGAAGATCTCAGATGGCATCCAGCACCTGGGGGCCCTGCGCTGGGAGCTGGTCCTGTGCCTCCTGCTCGCCTGGGTCATCTGCTACTTCTGCATCTGGAAGGGCGTCAAGTCCACGGGCAAG GTGGTGTACTTCACAGCCACGTTCCCTTACCTCATGTTGGTGGTCCTGCTAATTCGTGGGGTGACGCTGCCTGGAGCGGCCCAAGGAATTCAGTTTTACCTGTACCCAAACCTCACTCGCCTGTGGGATCCCCAG GTGTGGATGGACGCGGGCACCCAGATCTTCTTCTCCTTCGCCATCTGTCTGGGCTGCCTGACGGCCTTGGGCAGCTACAACAAGTACCACAACAACTGCTACCG gGACTGCCTGGCCCTCTGCCTCCTCAACAGCGGCACCAGCTTCGTGGCCGGCTTTGCCATCTTCTCCATCCTGGGCTTCATgtctcaggagcagggggtgcccATTTCCGAGGTGGCCGAGTCAG GACCTGGCCTGGCTTTCATCGCCTACCCGCGGGCGGTGGTGATGctgcccttctcccctctctgggcctgctGCTTCTTCTTCATGGTCGTTCTCCTGGGACTGGACAGCCAG TTTGTGTGTGTAGAGAGCCTGGTGACGGCGCTGGTGGACATGTACCCTGGCCTGTTCCGCAAGAAAAACCGCAGGGAGTTCCTCATCCTGGCCGTGTCTGTCGCCTCCTTCCTCGTGGGCCTGGTTATGCTCACAGAG GGCGGCATGTATGTCTTCCAGCTGTTTGACTACTACGCAGCCAGCGGCATGTGCCTGCTCTTCGTGGCCATCTTTGAGTCCTTCTGTGTGGCTTGGGTTTACG gagccaggcgcttctacGACAACATCGAGCACATGATTGGATACCGGCCATGGCCCCTCATCAAGTACTGCTGGCTCTTCTTCACCCCGGCTGTGTGCACG GGCACCTTCCTCTTCTCCTTGATCAAGTACACGCCCTTGACCTACAACAAGAAGTACACGTACCCCTGGTGGGGCGACGCcctgggctggctcctggctctgtcctccaTGGTCTGCATCCCCGCCTGGGGCCTCTACAAACTCAGCACCCTCAAGGGCCCCTTCCGAGAG AGACTCCGCCAGCTTGTGTGCCCAGCTGAGGACCTGCCCCAGAGGAGCCCAGCAGTACCCCCTGCTCCTGCCACACCCAGGACGTCCCTTCTCAGAGTCACAGAACTGGAGTCTCACTGCTAG